AATCCCTTCAACATAATTAGCATAGATTACAATTTAGATCTATTGCTCCTCACTCATAACaacacaaaaacaataaaaaaaacaggcatatatatatatatatatatatatcaatatatagtTCTTTCCAACGCATTATGACGACATGCACACTGTTGACTAGCTGAACTTAAGTCTTCTCATCAGTTTACAAACCTACAATCCTTCCTGACCTCCTGTCCTCCATTGATGCTGCTCAACTTGATCATTGATTTGGCAAAGGCAGTGTGGAAAGCCTTCTTGGAGGTTGCAAACTTATAAACTAAGGTTTTGGTATGGGGAGTGGTGAGCAGAGCTTGATCCGAAGAAAATAGGGTTTTGCGCTGAAGTATGAGTTTGTAGTGGGTGTTGTCGAAGGTGGTGGAAGAAGGATCCATGCTGATGCCTGCATTCTTGGCCTTGTTCTTCACGGGGCAAATGCTTTTCAGACTTGCTGCAAAGGAGGGGCGTAGGGTCGGGTCCACATCGTGGGTCGAGTTGAAGTTGTGGATCCGATTCTGAAAAGATGAGCAGTGGGAGAACCCGAGCGTGTGGGCACCTGCAACTATtaacttttcttaatttcttttttatttaattaattacttttactaATAGGTAATCAAAATGTGACTAcaacaaaacataataatttcgATTATATGACAATCTTAAAATTGTCGttcaaaatctatattaaatGGCAACACTTTCgattttgtcaaattataattattaatcatgaaaaTCAAGTATAAAATTCTCATTATAGATATCCTATTAACAACAATTATTCGCATCGCTGAGTTGTCACCATACGCGttactaattttttagtcATGACAACTTTGTGCACAACCTTTTTATCACCATCAATTTTTGCTGGACACAcccttttcaaaataattatagttagtaattaaaactataatatttattaattattacggaaaaagaaaaattattgccattttatacataaaattagtaataatatttaaattattatttaattttttgtctgTATTAGTGCGTCAACTTTtgctatatatacatagattatgaattttaataaaattaagaaacatTAAAGGAAAGAATATGTTACCcgaaaatatgtaaaatttgtcgtttaatttttcacttacattaagttataaaaatgaaaaagtgaCCTGTGAGAGCGACAAGGTCGTCGACTGAGAGGCCTCTTAGAGAAAAGCTCTTCTGAAGTTGGGAAACGTTGAAAGTGGGAGAAGGCAAAAGTGCAGTTTCAGTGGCTCTTGATGTCCTTCCATCCTTTCTTCCTTTTGGGACATCCCATCTTGGCCCTCCAGactatcaatatttaaattgcattattttacataaattgggctacaataattatcatttatatgcatataatataaacatgcaaaattaaataaaggtaAAGTTGGCTTGCAACaagaattattacattttatgtTCAATATCatgatattgtttttttaaagtaatggtgataaattattattaattgaaataaattgattacaattatTCCTGTCgaattacaacaatcatattatgatcaataatatcaaacaaACTAAATCTAACCGACACACCTACTATTCAGTGGACACATGTTCCGTGCATAAAGTGGGGTTCGAACACATGACCTCTAAGATCATGGGACCTTAACTTCGTCAACTAATTTAAACCTCAGTCAATATCATTATATCTTGTACACCACCttcaatttaaagaaattgtcGAAAATTGCAAATCTAGAGGAATTTGGTGTGTGAGCTTTTCACACGAGCCTCAAATGCAGGTCAAATTCGTAATTTTAGCGGATGTTATCCTTCATGTGTTATTTTCTTTCGATTACAAGTTTaaattgtcaaattaaatttcaatagaaataaaattatcaccccatataattaaaagatgaagattataattttggttgaTGTGTGTCACAACAAAGAATAAAGGGCTCTGGTGGTAAAGTTTTTTAGGTGAGTAGTGGTTATAATTAACTtctatatatagtatatgctaaacccaaaaacaaaaaattagacaaGGTAGAAATCCTCTTTGCATGGATGAAAAACTTTTAGTTAcagttcataaaaaataagcaaataactaagagtaattttttagatttaattacacaaatactcattattctttgtaaaattataattataccaccTAAGGGGTGGTTGTGAAATGTACTTTAGAGGGGGATTTGCTTAAAATTTCATCACAAAATAGGGAGCGTATCTGTAAggtttaaatacattttaaaattgggcCTTTTGATCCTATTGGCTCATTTCTGTTAGTACTTTgtgctttaactttttaaggtagtattttagttttttatctttttaattttgcaatttcaacCCTTTTTTTTGCTTGAATTCATCCTTTTTGTTAGTGGAGGTGAACTCcgatgaacaaaaaaattaaaaatatgaaaattgaaaagaagttggacaaaaatgctacatatttcaaaaagctaaaaaacgaaaaaatcaaataatctaAGTTATGGGATCAGATATACATTTAatcctatttataattaggacTACAATCTCAAAGGAcgtattcataattttataaaatgcagGGAATGTTGGTGTAAgcgtcaatgtaatttacccaatacATATGCATGAGATGGAGATGATGATTTTCTAACCAGGACGACAGAATCTCTAGCGGCGAAGGCCAAGATATCAGCGCAGGAGACGATGCCAGGGCACACAGCTTCCACTGCTTTCTTTGCGCCTTCTATCACATAAAACGCATGCAGCGAACGGTTTGGAGGTCCATCCCTTTCTGCTTTGTTCCCTCCCCTCGACTCCAGCAACACAGACCCATCACAACCCTTTTCAACGTTACAAATTCACTAAttaatcatcatcattataataattaatcacaaaaagaTTGCGGCTTAATTACTCCCTTTTCGTCTGCTTTTTTACTTAAAGTTGAACATGCTCTTGAAATTTCTCCTGCCATCTTGGAaaacttgtaattttcatCCCGTAACTTAAGGTTTTTTCCGAGAATATGGAAtcaaaattgccaaattttCAGAGACCCCCTAAATAACAggacaaaaattgcaaatcCACCCCTAAATAACAggacaaaaattgcaatttccacCCCTAAATTCACTATATATAGCGGAACTAAAACATTGTTGAAATGCTCACtaattacccttataaaacAATCGTGGAAATGCATCCTGAGAAGCGCTGCGGGCACCGTTTTGTCTCTCGACGTTGCATCGCGAACGACCTTAGCGACGATGGACTCAACTTTGGGACATGATTTGTGGTAGTAATTCGAACTCAGTGAATTCGAAAGTGAACTGAGTGAGAGGATCGTCAATGAGCACAACAATGCTACCTGCATCAAGCCCATATCTATATCGTTATCTATGTGTTATGTGTCTGTACAATTATTTAtgggcatatatatatatacgtagagagagggagagagagagagagagagagagagagagagagagagagaaaagagaaaaaagagagggAAAAAGCCGATGATTGAGGGATTCGATTGTCTTGGCGATTCTTGTgcgttatatatatatgttgatgaaGTCGTGTTTTCCAAGCATCGTTGGAtgagaattattattaatccaTGTCACCCCACTTACTGCTTTTGTCTGTTTTGATCGATGTTGGCCAAAGGTGCATAATGACTGCTCCCATGCATggttaaaaacatatattttgtctGGATTCATAATTTGCGAGACGAAAGATAAACAGATGGATGATGattgtttggtttaattacTGATTGCACGTCggtaattatgattatttaagtTGGATATTTTGAACAACAGTTTATTCCATTATTGcggtttttttttattaaatgattaCAATTACATTCTGTACATTTCAATcctcaataattaatatacatcaattattaatattgggaatatcaaatatgtataattaatcaattaattggtGTGGTTGAAACTCATGACCTCTTGATTATGAAGTCTCAATTTCGTCAACTAAACTAGACCACATCGGCTTttgttgttatatttatataaaaagaaaaattattagacaaaattgtatttttcgtcCCATAAAATAGGTGGTCTACActtttttctcatatttttaaaaggtcCTCATATTTAAGTTTTTCCTACGTTAATTACtccatttttcatcaaaaaataaatggtaaaattataaataatttattgttatttgaaaaattataaatacccctctaATTTTAACATCCGTTTAACAACAAGTCCATCCTATTAGTCtttgttagattttcatctatttttttttggtaaactAACCAAATGcccttttaaactataaattataattttatatattttttaagagttttctaaaatatttttgtgactACTATGCCatatggattatttattttacaaacctcaaatctttttatattttttaattattttttaaaaaaattaacatagaTAAAGTAGTAATTTCTATATCATTGTCTaggactacataattatttttcatttgatgagtgtatttgtaattttctaaataatgacaaaatatttataactatgtCAAACTTTACGAGAGGTAGCTGTAAATTATCCTAATTTTcaactaatattaattaatcgatataatattaaacatgTACAATATCGAAACTTTTGAATGCAATAAGAAAAGTTAGAGATGAAAGACAactacatttaaattttttttaaaaaaaaaaacaagagaatcatattttactaagttgttctagttatatttgaattattaatttgtaatattgaaagaaccataaatttatgtaagggtcttccaaaaaattattatcttattaattttttaaaatgatcaatttagACATTGGACCCAAGTCGGGACCgagaaaaattactattttagaaaaattactgATATAtcgagtattaatttatcctcctaGGGTCTTGTGTCTCTTCTCGACGCATTCTTCATCGGCATTCTTGCCTTCCGAACATAACGAAATAGCTGAGCGAAAGCATTGCAAAATTTTTGAggtttttctataattaatttctttggctcttattttcattaaaattataaataggagtatatttcttttatattgtttaaaaatgcaaaaacaataaaaaaaaagtattaaaagtttattttaaatacaattaatagtaattttggTGAATAATATAACTTAATGCCACGTGGCGCCCCACTAACGCTACggcacattttattttttttaattaaatccatgTAATtgcaacattatatataattagccAATAAAATTACTGTCCTCAATTTAAAATACCATGTCAGACTAAGGTGGCATTTTCtggtattttttatacaaagaagactaaaattacgataattaaaaaattaaaaaatctttttaaaactctagaaaaataggaaaaactaaaaaaaaattagaaaataattagagGACAAAAATACCTATAATCCTTCATAGAAACGTCGGAGAGTGTAATCCCTCCTAATAGCTGAGCTgatatacataattatgtaaacGCACCAATCGATGAATGATTACTTCTAACAAACAATAATGACACACACCAACTCTCCACAGAAGCCTCATCTCTAATCTATCATTTATCATCAGGATTGCaaatattagggtaaattacaatggtctgatttatgttttgatataattattaatatttttttgttgtttgaaatattaattattcataccttttaattttattggtcgtttaataattagtcaaatttattgaatttttattcattttttgtgattaacTGACTAATTgtcctttttttaatttagaattataattttatttattttttaaatttttatatggtCTAAgtggatgattttttataatttttaaaattttttcatccactatgttcgatttttttaaaatttttaatttttttttaaaaaaatacagtaagggtaaggttgacaatttcatacctacatccaaaaattatataggttcattaaatattaaggggtatttataattttttaaataataaaaaaatattcatgatTATGCTTCAAATTTAGAAGAAGATGGgtgtaatttaccataaatgTTACTTGCTTCTCTACTAAATGGAATCCAACCCTGTGtttcacataataataatgatgaactTCAATGCTCGATTAGATTTTCACTTTcgaatcttttattttatttaatatatatatatatatatacttgttatgtgtataaattttttttaaataaaatatattacataacttttatatacttattgtgcacatgttaaataaaatgaaatatgtaacaaaatttcaactagaaaattcaatctggTTAGACGGTTCTCCAAAAATGTATAAGACTCAAATTTTATATGGACTTATTATGAATTTACTAATTTGAACATATGGAACTAAATTATTAACCAATttgtttagattttaattggtaatttgttctaaaatattttgacgaAAATTGCTTCAAATGTTATTGGAGACGggacttaaattattttgttactttttaatgattttttggcAATGTGGGGATATTTTAgaaatcaccaaatttttcCATGTTCcagagaaattaaattaacataatatGAAGTTAATGGGGGTAAAAGAGATCCTATAAAAATCCCTCTCAAAAGACTACGGTAATAATACAGTCGTCCTTTATTATACAGTCGCCCCGTGATAAAATCACTGTGAATTCTCAAATCTTTGAATGAAATCCCGTACTATCAGAGTCGATGATTCCAATTATATCGAACGTGCCACTTGGGCTTCTTTGTGACAATCTTCCGAGAGTCGATTCAGTCGGCTTAACAACTCTTTGTCAATCATCCTCTAACAATGTATAGCCATCATGCCTGTGGTCAATGAAACGTGACACCCATCATATGGATACATTTATTAGTGCAATATTAGTAAAACCCTGAGGTCTCATTCTCGGAGTCTCGATTTGATACATTTGAAACCAACCTTTgaaagttgatttcatgatcACCGTCGTATATATGACCCAACTTCATTGGTTATGACGATTTGTGGGTTTTGTCTGTGACATGCAATCATGCATCCAACTTTCAGTTGCTCTATATTTTGTAGAATattgtgaaatttatttattttttatatatgaagtCATTTGAGATGTTTCACCAAAATCATTTGTTCGGATTCAAAATCCTTCAGTCCAGACGTTTTAGATTATTGATcccttttattcttttatttgtagGGGGAACCCAAAGATGGTTAATACAGCTAAGCATCAGGACAGGCACCAAAACTGCAGCCAAGTCATTCAACTTTTGCTATTCATTTTTACAGCCTGCACAAGTATATACAAACCCCGCAACCCACAATCATAAATTAGCAGCCTCAAAATCCCAAGGAAAATCAAATTAGAAAGCAGCAGAAGGTATCCTTGTACTGCTTCAAGACCCTTTTATGATGACTTTATTTCAGCTCACAAAGGTTGGTAAATAGATGAACCAGCAGCGATGGCAGCCGA
This Sesamum indicum cultivar Zhongzhi No. 13 linkage group LG5, S_indicum_v1.0, whole genome shotgun sequence DNA region includes the following protein-coding sequences:
- the LOC105162057 gene encoding peroxidase 64, giving the protein MGLMQVALLCSLTILSLSSLSNSLSSNYYHKSCPKVESIVAKVVRDATSRDKTVPAALLRMHFHDCFIRGCDGSVLLESRGGNKAERDGPPNRSLHAFYVIEGAKKAVEAVCPGIVSCADILAFAARDSVVLSGGPRWDVPKGRKDGRTSRATETALLPSPTFNVSQLQKSFSLRGLSVDDLVALTGAHTLGFSHCSSFQNRIHNFNSTHDVDPTLRPSFAASLKSICPVKNKAKNAGISMDPSSTTFDNTHYKLILQRKTLFSSDQALLTTPHTKTLVYKFATSKKAFHTAFAKSMIKLSSINGGQEVRKDCRFVN